Below is a window of Roseofilum reptotaenium CS-1145 DNA.
ATTAACAATAAGTCTCCTACCAAATGACCCAGACTATCATTGACTTTCTTAAAGCCATCTAAATCGAGAAATAGGACAGCAAACTGATAATTGGAGTCTTTTTGGGTCTTTTCAATGGCCCGTTGTAGATATTCAACAAACAAAGCGCGGTTGGGAAGATTGGTAAGATGATCGTAAAAGGCATGATGTTCGAGTTGCTCTTCCGCTTGTTTGCGATCGCTGATATCAGTTTGAATCCCAATAAAGTGGGTCAGATGGCCTTGAGTATTAAAAACTGGCGACATCCGCAGTTCATTCCAAAATAGTTGACCATCTTTACGCACATTTTGCAGAATGGCATGGCATTCTGTTCCTTGTTCAATAGCTTGACGAATTGCATCAAGGGCATTTTGATCTCGGTAAATCCCTTGTAGAAAACGGCAGTTCTGACCTAGTACATCTTCTCGCTTATATCCCGTAATCTCTTCAAAGGCTGGATTGACATAAACAATCGGATTATCCGGTTGAGTGGAATCAGTAATAATAATGCCATTATTGCTAGAGGCGATCGCCCGCTCCATCAAATTTAATTGATCTTGGGCTTGTAGGCGAGTCATCACGCTCGTTAGCACATTGGCGATCGTTTGCAAAAATGATACATCTTCCTGGGTAAAGGGTCGATACTCCCTCGCATACACACTTAACACCCCAAACGGCCCCTCGGAACCTGGAATCCCAGAAATAATCGTACTTACCCCAGAAACCACCCGATGATTATGCAACAGAGGAGAACCACTAAATCGAGTTTCTATCGGCAAATCTTCCACAATAATGGATTTTCCCTGAGATAAAGTATACCCAGCATGACAAGTGGGTTGAGCGCTTAACATCGCTTGACCCACCAATTCAGCTTGCCACCCTACCCCTGACCGGAGCAACAGTGTCTGATAATTCGGTAACAATTCCAAGATTGCACTATAGTCTACCGACAAGGTTTCACTGACCAATTCCACGGCTGTTTGCATTACAGCATCAAGATCGTGATCCTCTAAAGCCTTTTGGCTCAGTTCTGAAACCGCAGCTTGCTGTTGTAGACGGGAGTGTAATTCAATCTCCACCTGCTTATGATCGGTCATATCCCGACCCACCATATAAATTAACCCCTCATCTGGATCAGGAACCGCAGTCCAAGCAATCCACCGATAGGAGCCATCTTGACAGCAATATCGATTTTCTAAATCAAGGCGGGGTTGTCCTGAGACTAATCGCTCTAATGCCAGGCGAGTAGGCTTTTTATCCTCTGGGTGGATGAACTGCAAGAAATTCTGTTGAGATAATTCTTCTGGGCTATATCCTAATGTCGTTTCCCATGTCAGATTTATTTTTTGTAGATTCCCCTGAAAGTCAATCAGACAGAGGAGTTCTAGGGACAGGTTAAAAAAACGTTCCTGATGATTGGTCTCAGTTGTCATCCGACCCTCATGCCAATGCAAAGGGTCTGTTTGTCGGATAGATTTCTGAAATTGTTGAAGATGTTGTTGCACTGCGAAAATCCCTATGGAACTTTTGAATCAATCATCAACTTTTTCCCTTACAATTCTCCTATTTATTTGTTAAATATCAAATGATACATTAATTCTAGCATTTTTCAGATAGACTTGAGGGGGTTTCGGGTTGACCTGATATTAGATATAGAGTAAACACTATCTTTGAGAAAAAACAAATAGAGATTTATAATGGCATTGATTAGGAGATGATGTAGTCAGGGATCAATAGGATCGAGTCTAAATAATGATTAATATTTTTGATTCTCCATAGATATGTTTTTAGGGATTCTCTTGATAATTCTATCAACCAAGAGATTAGTCATTGGGTTTTATCTTATTGTTAAAATAAAAACAACAGTGAATGAAAAAACAAATTGATCAAAGAATTCCAGTGATTACTTTTAAATAAATTTCCACTAATATATCCATGATCGGATTTACTCTGAAGTCCGATCAAAGAATCATAAATTATTTCTAAAATAATTTTTTATTAATATTTATTTTACCTAATCTTAACCAAAAGAGCGCCATAAAGGGTTAACCTGCAATCAACATCTTCTCGTACACTGAAGATTGCCCTAATCTCAAACTTGATTGATCTTATGTTTTCCTTCTCTAACTGCAAGCGTAAAAGCATTTCCCTATTAATTGCAGCCCTGAGCGCTGTAGCCTTAGCCTCCTGTGCTGGTGGAGATGATACATCTCAAGTGGGAAGCACTACAGGTGGAGGTGAAGCGAAATCCACCAGCAAATTGGCCCTAGCCGGTAACACCAGTTTAACGGGAGCCGGAGCCTCTTTTCCCGCCCCTCTTTACCAACGCTGGTTCCTAGACTTTAGTAATGCAACCCCCAACCTTCAGATTGACTATCAGTCGGTTGGTAGTGGAGCTGGGGTAGAACGATTTATGCAAAACTTGGTTAACTTTGGAGCCAGTGATGTAGCGATGAAAGATGATGAAATCTCCGAAGTTGACAAAGGCGTTTTGATGCTCCCCATGACCGCTGGAAGTGTGGTAATGGCTTATAACCTTCCAGGTGTTGATGAACTCAACTTAACCCAAGAAGCTTTGATTGATATCCTCTTAGGGAATATTACCCAATGGAATGACCCCAAAATTGCCTCAGCTAATTCCGGTATCACTCTTCCAGATACAAATATCACCGTAGTTTATCGGTCTGACGGTAGCGGAACCACAGGGGTGTTCACTAAAAATCTGAGCGCCATGAGCGAAGAGTGGAAAAACCAAGTTGGTGAAGGCAAAACTGTAGAATGGCCGGTTGGTATTGGTGGAGCCAAAAATGATGGGGTAGCCGCCCAAGTCAGGCAAACAGAAGGAGCCATTGGTTATCTAGAGCTAGGATTTGCCAAAAGCGCCGGCTTGAATATGGCATCCCTAGAAAATAAATCGGGTAATTTTATTTATCCCACTGATGAAGCAGCATCTCAATCCCTGGCAGCGGTGCAATTACCGGAAAACTTACGCGCTTTTGTCACGAACCCAGAAGGGGAAGAGTCTTATCCGATTGTCACCTATACTTGGTTGCTGGCCTACAAGGAATATGATGATCCAGAAATTGCCAAGTCTGTCGAAGCCATGATTGAATATGGTCTGAACGAGGGACAAACGATTAGTGCCGATTTGGGCTACATTCCCTTACCGGATAACGTGCGGGAAAAAGTGGCCATGGTTGCTGATTCCATTAGCCCAGATTATGAGATTGAAGTGAAATAGAGTCTCAATTTCCTCGTGCGATTAGGAGTAAGGGACTCCCTTACTCCTAACCCTTGATTCCCCACCTATGTTATTAATGTTATTCTATGGTTTCTGTAGCAAAAGCTGAATCTGGGCGATCGCGCTCTAATGTAGAAAAAAACTTAGACCGAGGTTTTATTGGTCTTACCTTTATTTTTGCCTTATCCATTGCCGCTATCCTAATTATCATCACCCTCACTGTGGGTTTGGGTGCTCTTGATGCTCTGCAACAATTTGGTATTCCCTTTCTCTTCCAAAGTGCCTGGAACCCGGTTCAAGATGAATATGGGATTTGGCCCATGATCTACGGAACGATGATGAGTGCAGCCATTGCTCTAATGATTGCTGTACCTCTCGGTCTGGGAACGGCTGTTTTCCTGAGTGAAGACTTTATTCCCGTCAATATCCGTACTGTTTTGGTGTTTCTTGTCGAACTGCTGGCAGCTATTCCCAGTGTGGTGTATGGATTATGGGGGATTTTCGTCTTAATTCCTCTGATCAAGCCTATGGGTGACTTTATGCATAACACCTTTGGGTGGTTTCCCTTGTTTAGCACCCCTCTAGCTGGCCCAGGCATGTTACCGGCTGGATTAGTCCTATCTATTATGATTCTACCGATTATTACGGCGATCGCCCGTGATTCCCTAGCTAGCTTGCCTCCAGACCTGCGACAAGCCTCCCTAGGACTCGGTGCAACCCGGTGGGTCACCATTTTTCGCGTTCTCCTGCCAGCCGCCTTCTCCGGTATCGTTGGCGGAATTATGTTAGCTCTTGGTCGAGCCATGGGAGAAACCATGGCAGCTACCATGCTCATCGGTAACTCTAACAAAATGAGCCTCTCGATTTTGGCTCCCGGTAATACCATTGCCTCATTGATGGCGAACCAATTCCCTGAAGCCTCTGGACTACAGGTTTCTGCCCTCATGTACGCCGGTTTGATTCTGATGATTCTGACCTTAGTCGTCAATGTGCTAGCTGAATGGATTGTCAATCAAGTCAAAGCCAAATATGACTAGGTTAATAGGTAATGGCTAAATTTCCCCCTATTCCCTATTTCCTATTCCCTATTCCCTATTCCCTGACTTTATGAACCCTTCTACAGAATCGAAGTCCCTAGCCAGTAGCCTAATCCAAGATAATAGCCGCCCCAGAGCCATATTTGATCGGGTGATGACAACCATTTCTGGGATTTGTATTGGACTAACAATATTGCCCCTATTTGCGGTCTTAATTTATGTGATTATTAAAGGAGGATCGCGCCTAAGTCTAGCTCTATTCACCCAATTGCCACCAGCAGCCGGACAAACTGGAGGAGGAATTGCTAACGCTATCCTAGGAACGTTTATTACCGTCGGCATTGCCAGCGTAATTGCTGTACCTATTGGCGTATTGGCAGCCGTTTATCTATCTGAATTTAGTTCGAGTAGCCAAGTCGCCCGTAAAGTGGCTCGTGGAATTCGGTTTGCCACGAATGTCCTGAGTGGTGTGCCCTCCATTATTGCTGGAGTCTTTGCATATAGTTTAGTTGTTTTAACCACAGGAACCTTTTCTGCCTTAGCAGGAGGCGTAGCCCTATCGGTGTTAATGCTTCCTACCATTATTCGGACCACCGACGAAGCACTGCAAATTGTACCTCAAGATATTCGTTGGGCATCCGTTGGTGTAGGAGCATCCAATTATCAAACTGTCCTTAAAGTGGTTTTACCCGCTGCCCTCCCTGCCATTTTGACTGGAGTCACCCTAGCGGTTGCCCGTGCTTCGGGAGAAACCGCGCCCCTCCTATTTACGGCACTCAATTCTAATTTTTGGCCCAGAGGCTTGATGGCTCCTACGCCATCCTTAGCCGTGCTAGTTTACAACTTTGCGAGTAGTTTTGATCTGAAACTGCAAGAATTAGCTTGGGCAGCATCTTTAGTCTTAGTCATGTTGGTATTAATCAGTAGTATTATTGCTCGATTAGCCACCCGTCAAAGTCAGTTTTAATGTTTATACGTTTATTCAAGAATTGAGGAAAGACCATGACCAATGCAGATTCAACAAATGCAGATTCAACTACAGTGAACAAAACTGAAACCGTCTTAAGAACTGACAATGTAAGTATTTTTTACGGTGATTTTAAAGCGGTTCGGGATGTATCTATGGACATTCCCAAAAATCGTGTAACTGCTTTTATTGGCCCATCAGGATGCGGTAAAAGTACGATTTTAAGGTGTTTTAATCGTCTGAATGACTTAATTCCCATCTTTAAGTTGGAAGGAAAAATCTTCTATCACGATCAAAGTTTATACGAAAATAACATTGATGCAGTGGAAGTTCGCCGACGGATTGGCATGGTGTTTCAAAAACCCAACCCTTTCCCCAAATCCATTTATGATAATATCGCCTATGGTGTGCGGATTAATGGGTTAGGTAAATCTAAGTCAGAGATTGACGAAATTGTGGAGCGATCGCTCCGTCAAGCGGCCCTATGGGATGAAGTCAAAGATAAAATGCACCAAAGTGGGTTTGCCCTGTCTGGAGGACAACAACAGCGCCTGTGTATTGCTCGCACAGTTGCTATTAATCCGGATGTGGTGTTAATGGATGAACCCTGTGCATCCCTCGACCCCATTTCTACCCTCAAAGTAGAAGAACTGATCCATGAACTCAAAGAAAATTACACCATTGTAATTGTGACTCACAATATGCAACAGGCTTCGCGGGTGTCTGATATGACTGCCTTCTTCAACGCTAAAGCAATTGAAGGGGGTAAACGGTTTGGGTATTTAGTCGAATATGACAATACAGAAGATATTTTCCAAAATCCCCAAGAAGAAGCCACTCAGCAGTATGTCAGTGGACGCTTTGGATAAGATTAATCACGACCCAATGATCGCCAACGTCACCATTCACGATAGGATCAACTGACGAGTAAATCTCAATGATGCAGTTTTTGATGATCCTTATGAAGCGATTTTTTGCACGATTGCTACCCTTGATTTTAGTGGCGATCATGGGTTTGGTTGGGTGTTCCAACACCCCTTCTGTGATTACAGGCAACTATTCTCAAGATACTTTGAATATGGTTGATAGCCTACGCACAGCGATTGAACTTCCTGAAGATGCTCCCAATAAGGCTGAGGCTCAAGCAGAGGCAAGGGAGTTAATTAATCAATATGCGTCTCGATATCGTCGAGATAGATCTGTGGCTACTTTAACTTCATTTACCACAATCCGCACAGCACTCAACAGTTTGGCAGGACATTATAGTTCTTATCCGAATCGTCCGGTTCCAGAAAAGTTAAAACAACGGATTAACCAGGAATTGCGCCAAGTCGAAGCAGCGCTTAAACGGGGAGCCTAATTGCCCAGTCTCAAGGCTAATCGGTAATAAGTAATGGGTAAACGGTTTTTCCCTAGAGAAACCCAGTTTTACTCATTACTCACTCCTCATTACTCCTAGGTTAAGGCTGGGGTTAGATTGGGGTTTGGTTCGTTTTGCAAGAGTCCCGTTAACAGAGAAGCTGGGTGTTCGGGGTAAGGCCAAGCAAAAGCATGACGGAATGAAGCATCTTGACAGGCTTGGAGTTGCTCAAAGTCGATGATGTCTAAAGTTAGTAAGTTTTCATATTCAAAGGGTAGACGAACATTATGGAGTCCGGCATTATCGGTGCAAATAGCAATGTCTACCCCAGCGTCAAAACAGCGATCAAAGACAATTTTCAGTTCACTTAAGTCGTCTAGAGTTCCTGTTTTCAGGTAGGTAGTCGGGCATACTTCTAGACATTGCCCTTGCCTCGCCAGTTGCGGTAAGAGATGAGGGTAGTGGAGGGGAATTTGAATCCCATGGCCAATACGCATCAGATAGGGGAGTAGTTCAGGATAACAACCCTCATGGGTTTCGTAGAGATGTCCGGTTGTTTTGAGGCCGAGCGATCGCGCATACTCATAGAGCTGAATTAATTCCGACAAGCGATCGCCATAATGGGCATCTCCACCTGCAAGATCAATCCCACAAACATATTCAGGCATTTGGGCGGCAAGTTCCACAATCGCCCGATTTACCTCATCAGGCAGACGAGAATGGGTACAGAGGATCTGGCTTGTAATAATACTATAGTTATGATTTTGGCTCGCCTGACCTACAGCTTCCACAATAGCCGCCATGCGATCGATACGATCATTCTGGCTATACTCTTCTGGAGTCCGTAGGTAAGGCGTATAGCGTAATTCCAAATAGGCTAAATTTTCAAACACATAAGCCCCTCGAATCAAGCGATAAATAAAATAGGGTAATGTGTCTAAAGTTTGGGTTTTCTCAACTAAGGTATGGAGTTCTAAATATTCATCTAAGGTTTTCCGAGGACGGGTATAGAAATCTTCAAACTCAGGATACTCAGCAAACTGCTCAGACCATTCTGAGCCACTACGGTGAAAATAGCGCCAGAGAATGCGAGGGACGACCGAACCGCCTAAGTGTCGGTGGAGTTCAGCATAAAGAGCCACAAGGATAACCTCTTAAAATCTGCGATCGATGGAATTTAATCACATTTCACCTCCTATGGTAATCCTGAAAATTTAGTTCAGCACCCTTCAGGACAAATTTCAATCCGTTACTCCAAAGATCAAAAATTTTTAAGAGACGCTTTCAATTCGGGTTAAGCGGGCCCCTAGATTTCGCAGTTTGACTTCAAGCTGTTCATATCCCCGGTCTAGATGTTGTAAATCTTGAACGGTTGTGGTGCCTTCAGCAGCTAATCCCGCTAAAACTAGAGCAGCGGAAGCCCGTAAATCTGTGGCTAATACCGGCGCACCTGATAACAGGGGTACACCTTTAACAATAGCTATATTCCCCTTAACACGGATATTGGCTCCCATGCGTTGTAATTCAGCCACATGGCGTAGACGATTTTCAAACACGGTTTCGGTGACCATACTATTACCATCGGCTACGGTGAGCAAAGCCATAAACTGGGCTTGCATATCTGTGGGAAAGCCAGGATAAGGAAGGGTTTCAATGTCTGTCGGCAAAATGCGCTCTGCGGGAAGAAGGCGTAATTGTCTTTCTCCTTCTTTGATTACTTTTGCGCCCGTTTCTTCTAATTTAGCGATTACTGGAGTCAGGTGAGAGGCAATCACCCGATTGAGCAACAATTCGGATTGGGTAATGGCAGCCGCGACTAAAAAGGTTCCAGCCTCAATGCGATCGGGAATGACTTCATAGTCGGTACTATGCAGTTGAGAAACCCCTTCAATCCAAATCGTTTTTGTGCCAGCTCCCTTAATGCGAGCGCCCATAGAACGACAGAAGTTAGCCAAATCTACAACTTCGGGTTCTTGCGCAGCATTTTCAATACAGGTTTCCCCATCCGCTAAGGTCGCTGCCATCATCAGGGTTTCCGTTGCCCCCACACTGGGATAATCCAGATAGATTTTAGCTCCTTTGAGTTTACCCTGGGGAGCATAGGCATTCACAACTCCATGTTCGATTTGGACATGGGCCCCCATGGCTTGGAGTCCGCGCACATGCAGATCTACAGGACGAGCGCCGATCGCACAGCCACCGGGTAAGGGGACTTGGGCTGTACCCAAACGGGCTAATAAGGGGCCAATAATAAAGAAACTGGCTCGCAGTTGGCTAACTACTTCATAGGGTGCTTGTCCTTGAGTGATGTCAGTGGCATCCAATTCTAGGGTGTCTCCCTGGCGTTGGAGCTGAATGCCCAAAGATTCTAGAATCTGGCCCATGCGATTGACATCAACCAGGTTGGGTACATTGCGTAATCGGCAAGTTTGGGAGCAAAGTACTACGCCTGCGAGAATAGCTAAGGCGGAGTTTTTGGCTCCACTGATCTGCACTTGGCCGCTTAAGCGGAATTTGCCTTCAATTTCAAGCATAGAAGGGGTTTTTGCCGCTGCCACAGGCGCGACATTAGTTGAAATCACGGTATTAATAGCTCTATCCTCCAAAAATTAAGTAATTCTTACCATAGGTTCCGAAGTTGGTTTGATTGTACCGGAAAGTTTTCCAGTACGCTAATCCAATCTCCGGATCTTTTATTCAGTTTTCAGAGGCACGGGCTTCTAGCCATAGGGGAACGACAATCCAAGCGATGAGGAGAAGTAGGGCGAGGATCGCAAATTGTCCCACCCAAGCGATGAGTTGCTCGAGGGAAATGAGGTGACCAACAAAGAACGCGAGACTCACCATAACACTTGCCCAAAGGGTGGCTCCAGCAACGTTACAGAGGAGGAATTTAGGATAGGGCATTTCTACAATACCTGCGATCGGTCCAGCAAAGATCCGCAGCAGGGCAATGAAGCGACCGAGAAAGACGGCGCGAGCGGCATTTTGCTGAAATTTGCTTTTGGCATTTTCCAGTTGATGTTCAGCGACTCGAAAGAATTTGCCTACTTTGAGCAGTAGGGGCCATCCTCCGGTTCTGCCGATCCAATATCCACAACTATCCCCGATCGCCGCTCCGGCGATCGCACTAATGAGAACTCGCCAATATACCATTTCACCGCTACCCGCTAGAAATCCACCAACGAGGGTAATGGTTTCACCGGGTAGGGGGAGTCCGGTATTTTCGAGCATTATGCCCAGGAAGATGGTCCAGTATCCGTATTGACTGGCGAGGGATTGAATTGTATCGAGTGAGAGAAATTCTAAGGACATGCAAACCAGGTAGGTGAGAAGAGAACGTATGAGTTACGTTGTCAGATTAAGCTTTTTTCGATCTTGGCGTGTAATCCAGGTACTGTCAATCTGGATTGGGGATCAATGCTTCAGGAAAGTTTGGGTAATCTGGTGAAGTTCTGAGAAAGTGTTGTTTTTGGGGCTGACAATTCTCAATTTTCACGCTTATATTAAGAAGGTCTTAAGAGGCGATCGCTAGAGTATGATTACTTAAAGCTAGAGTTCGGTCACTCAGTTTACCAACTTTTTTAGCTTTAGATCTTAGATTGGTCAAGGAACTCAACCTCCTAGGGACTTACTAAAAGGATAATCACGATGACAAGTACAGCAATGGGTCAGTTTACGGTTCTTCACCCTCAAGGGTCTTTTGATGCTCAGAGGGGTGAACAGATTTCTCGGCAGATTGAGGAGATCTCCTCTCAAATGTCTATCCTTTGTCTAGATTTGGCTGGGGTGGGTTTTATGGATAGTGCGGGTTTAGGTAAATTGGTTCATGGACTCAAAGCAGCTCGCCAGCAGGGTTGCCGCCTGGTTCTGTGCAATATTCCAGGACAGGTGAAATTAATATTAGATATCGCTAGACTAGAAGGTGTATTTGAAATTTACCCTTCCTACGAAAAAGTATTAGAGGTGTTTCAACCGGATCAATTGATGGCATTAAGCGCTGTTTGAAGGAAGCGGAAGCGGTTTGATTTGCAAGTCGATGAGGGGGGTTCCGATTTGGCAATACCAATAACTGGTGAGTAAGTCTGGCTCTTGAACCCCCAAACTGGCTAAGACTGGGGTATCAGGAAACGGAATCAGGCGATCGAAGCAGGGATTGGATGTGCCTCCAAACTGAAGCAGATAAACGCCAGGAATAGCTTGAATATGGCGCAGCAATTGATAACCGAGTTGGTACAGGGTTTGACGAGTTCGATCGCCTAGATGTAGGGGTTGATGATAGGTCAGGTTCCCATTTTGAATCGCTTCACCATAAAGCGGGCCTTTGGCGCTGAGAATAATTGGTAACCAATTTTTTCCTTCACCGATCGGATATCCCCAGATGGAAACTGTTTGCTGCAAGGACTCTATGGAGCGACAAAATTCGTAAGTTTTTTGACCCAAAAACGGAAGATGATCGGGAATATTGAGGGTGAGTGGACAGAACAAAACCTCCTCTGAAGCTTTGAGCGTTTGGATCGATTGAATCGTTGTGTCAATCTTGGGTGAAATCCGTTGTATTGTGTCCTGTAATTTGATGGGTAGAGTAGCCGAGCGATCGCGCTCTGACTCGACAACGATCTGTACAGAGGAATAGATCATGGCGATCGGTTAGGTTTGGGGAGAGGTGATGGGAAAGTTAGGTAAATCAATGCGAGACGGGTTACGGGTTCTCATGGCTAACCGATAACTGACGCTTTGTAATTCAGCATGGAGTTGCCTATTTTCCCGTTGCAGGAGGGAAACCTTTTCCCGGATGGGTTCCATGCGTTCGGCAAATTTTTGCCGATAGAGATGGGGAAGTTCTTGTACGACTTGTTCGAGCATTCCAGAGCGATCGCTTAATTCTTGCACGGACTGGCGCAGTTGATAAATCTCACCATCTCGCTCTTGAATTTGTTCTTGATAAAACTGTACTTGCTCTTCCACCTTTTGCAGTTGCTCTTGTAGCGATCGCAAATTTTCGGTTTGATCTGCTGACCCAGTTTGAGCCGGGATAAATGAGGCGTTTCCTTTCACTAAGCGAAACAGTTCTTGAGACAACTGTTGTACCAATTGATCTCTTAAGGTTAACTCTTCCTGCAAGCGCGTCATTTCGGCTTGAAATTCCTGAATAGCTTCCGAGTCAGAAGAATGGGTCATGTTTTTAGGTCTCCTTTGGGTAATGGGGAATAGGGAATGGAAAATAGGTTAGGTATTGATGGGAGATCCTCCATATACAGGTTCCAAGGAACTGACCGGTTCCGGCTCGATCGCCTCCTCATACAAGGCTAGATCGAACCAAAAGGTTGTACCGACTCCCACTTCACTGACCAATTGTACACAACTATTATGTTTGTCAATAATATTGCGAACAATAGATAATCCAAGTCCCGTTCCTTCCAACGTATGCACCCGGTTTTCCACTCGATAGAACCGGTCAAAAATAGCAGCTTGATCTTCCGTGTCAATGCCGATTCCCGTATCAGATATTTCAATACGGACAACGTTCTGATTGCTCTGAGGACAATAGGCACGAATCATAACTTTACCTTGGGACTCTGTAAATTTAAGAGAATTTCCCACTAGATTCGTGAGGACTTGGAGGAGTAAATCATAATGGCCCCAAATTTTAGGTAAATCGGCTTCAATTTCTTGTCCGAGTTCAATCCCTTTATCTTTGGCATTGAGTTGATACGTGCGTAGGGTTTGCTCAATCAGTTGTCCCACATAAACTGCATCCAAATGATAAGTGCGGCTCGATTCTAGGCGAGATAAATCTAAGACATCATTGACCAACCGGGTGAGGCGATCGGTTTCATGATTGGCGGTTTCCAGAAAATCTCGCCGTTCCACATCACTCAATTCTTCTCCATATTCATAAAGGGTTTCGATAAATCCTTTAATATTAAATAATGGTGTTCTCAGTTCATGGGAAACATTACTAATAAATTGGCTTTTTGCTTCATTGAGTTCTACTTCGCGGGTAATATCTTGAACGGTTATAGCAATCCCTTTCAAGTTGCCAATATTTGCATTTTCTAAATTCGGTTTAATATGATGCTCATACAAGACACATTCTTGGGCTAGGGGGCGTTCTGGAACCACACAAGTGTCATTCGCATCGTGTAAGCAGTCTTGACATAGGGCATTTTCTCCCGTGGCGCGATGGGATAACACGGTCGTGAGTAAAATTCTCACTGTGCGTTTAACAGGTTCGGTTAAGGTGATGCGAAACTCATAGATAGATGCACCATCAGACGGAGAAAATTTCCCTTGGACAATTTCATAGAGAGGACGAGTGAGTTTAACTTGTAGGGGGGGAGGAACATAGCGTAAAACGTTTTTGCCCACCACGGATTCTCCATCCCAATCAAACATGCGGCGAGCATTAGGATTAACTAAAATGATATTGAGATCGGTATCTAATAAGATGGCTCCATCAGCAATGGTAGAGACT
It encodes the following:
- the psb27 gene encoding photosystem II protein Psb27 codes for the protein MKRFFARLLPLILVAIMGLVGCSNTPSVITGNYSQDTLNMVDSLRTAIELPEDAPNKAEAQAEARELINQYASRYRRDRSVATLTSFTTIRTALNSLAGHYSSYPNRPVPEKLKQRINQELRQVEAALKRGA
- the pstC gene encoding phosphate ABC transporter permease subunit PstC, whose protein sequence is MVSVAKAESGRSRSNVEKNLDRGFIGLTFIFALSIAAILIIITLTVGLGALDALQQFGIPFLFQSAWNPVQDEYGIWPMIYGTMMSAAIALMIAVPLGLGTAVFLSEDFIPVNIRTVLVFLVELLAAIPSVVYGLWGIFVLIPLIKPMGDFMHNTFGWFPLFSTPLAGPGMLPAGLVLSIMILPIITAIARDSLASLPPDLRQASLGLGATRWVTIFRVLLPAAFSGIVGGIMLALGRAMGETMAATMLIGNSNKMSLSILAPGNTIASLMANQFPEASGLQVSALMYAGLILMILTLVVNVLAEWIVNQVKAKYD
- the pstB gene encoding phosphate ABC transporter ATP-binding protein PstB, whose protein sequence is MTNADSTNADSTTVNKTETVLRTDNVSIFYGDFKAVRDVSMDIPKNRVTAFIGPSGCGKSTILRCFNRLNDLIPIFKLEGKIFYHDQSLYENNIDAVEVRRRIGMVFQKPNPFPKSIYDNIAYGVRINGLGKSKSEIDEIVERSLRQAALWDEVKDKMHQSGFALSGGQQQRLCIARTVAINPDVVLMDEPCASLDPISTLKVEELIHELKENYTIVIVTHNMQQASRVSDMTAFFNAKAIEGGKRFGYLVEYDNTEDIFQNPQEEATQQYVSGRFG
- a CDS encoding EAL domain-containing protein codes for the protein MTTETNHQERFFNLSLELLCLIDFQGNLQKINLTWETTLGYSPEELSQQNFLQFIHPEDKKPTRLALERLVSGQPRLDLENRYCCQDGSYRWIAWTAVPDPDEGLIYMVGRDMTDHKQVEIELHSRLQQQAAVSELSQKALEDHDLDAVMQTAVELVSETLSVDYSAILELLPNYQTLLLRSGVGWQAELVGQAMLSAQPTCHAGYTLSQGKSIIVEDLPIETRFSGSPLLHNHRVVSGVSTIISGIPGSEGPFGVLSVYAREYRPFTQEDVSFLQTIANVLTSVMTRLQAQDQLNLMERAIASSNNGIIITDSTQPDNPIVYVNPAFEEITGYKREDVLGQNCRFLQGIYRDQNALDAIRQAIEQGTECHAILQNVRKDGQLFWNELRMSPVFNTQGHLTHFIGIQTDISDRKQAEEQLEHHAFYDHLTNLPNRALFVEYLQRAIEKTQKDSNYQFAVLFLDLDGFKKVNDSLGHLVGDLLLMAIARRLENCLRPIDLLARLGGDEFTIFLDKIHTLQDATKVAQRILSKLSNPFHLNGHEVFANSSIGITLSTIRYDQADDILRDADLAMYQAKTAGKGRYAVYNTLLHTQAVNRLKLETDLRGAIDRQQLHLYYQPIVDLKTSQLTGFESLLRWYHPEWGFVSPAEFVPVAEETGLILPIGTWVLEQACQQLHLWNIQFPDRSPLTMNVNLSVKQFAQPDLIEQIDRILEVTQIEGKFLKLEITESAIIDNSKVANLIFQQLKARQIQLCIDDFGTGYSSLSYLYRFPVHTLKIDRSFLNNLDSKASSHYREIIKAVINLGHNLGMDIVAEGIEKIEQHKLLQQFGCEYGQGYFYSKPMTAQAIANLLAQPSAHGLV
- the pstA gene encoding phosphate ABC transporter permease PstA — its product is MNPSTESKSLASSLIQDNSRPRAIFDRVMTTISGICIGLTILPLFAVLIYVIIKGGSRLSLALFTQLPPAAGQTGGGIANAILGTFITVGIASVIAVPIGVLAAVYLSEFSSSSQVARKVARGIRFATNVLSGVPSIIAGVFAYSLVVLTTGTFSALAGGVALSVLMLPTIIRTTDEALQIVPQDIRWASVGVGASNYQTVLKVVLPAALPAILTGVTLAVARASGETAPLLFTALNSNFWPRGLMAPTPSLAVLVYNFASSFDLKLQELAWAASLVLVMLVLISSIIARLATRQSQF
- the pstS gene encoding phosphate ABC transporter substrate-binding protein PstS, which translates into the protein MFSFSNCKRKSISLLIAALSAVALASCAGGDDTSQVGSTTGGGEAKSTSKLALAGNTSLTGAGASFPAPLYQRWFLDFSNATPNLQIDYQSVGSGAGVERFMQNLVNFGASDVAMKDDEISEVDKGVLMLPMTAGSVVMAYNLPGVDELNLTQEALIDILLGNITQWNDPKIASANSGITLPDTNITVVYRSDGSGTTGVFTKNLSAMSEEWKNQVGEGKTVEWPVGIGGAKNDGVAAQVRQTEGAIGYLELGFAKSAGLNMASLENKSGNFIYPTDEAASQSLAAVQLPENLRAFVTNPEGEESYPIVTYTWLLAYKEYDDPEIAKSVEAMIEYGLNEGQTISADLGYIPLPDNVREKVAMVADSISPDYEIEVK